Proteins co-encoded in one Halorussus vallis genomic window:
- the ftsY gene encoding signal recognition particle-docking protein FtsY, which yields MFDSLKDKLGSFRKNVEETTEEKAEEAEAEAEADAAAESGADAETEASADAAATDAETAGTTGSDTAETSDAAVATSSVEPATEPESEPEPETETQDEPETEPEPESDDASSDSESSGGSFMKKATSFAKGQIVIEEQDLEDPLWELEMALLESDVEMNVAKEILENIREDLIGATRSFSSETGDVVQEALADSLLQVISVGQFDFDERIRQADKPVTIIFTGVNGVGKTTSIAKLSRYFEEQGLSTVMANGDTYRAGANEQIQEHADNLGTKLITHEQGGDPAAVIYDAVEYAKSHDVDVVLGDTAGRLHTNEGLMDQLEKIGRVVDPDMTLFVDEAVAGQDAVQRAKQFNEAAEIDGAVLTKADADSQGGAAISIAHVTGKPILFLGVGQGYDDIQQFDPEALVDDLLADEE from the coding sequence ATGTTCGACAGTCTGAAGGATAAGCTCGGGAGTTTCCGCAAGAACGTCGAGGAGACGACCGAGGAGAAAGCGGAGGAAGCCGAGGCCGAGGCCGAAGCGGACGCGGCGGCCGAATCCGGGGCCGACGCGGAAACCGAGGCGAGCGCCGACGCCGCGGCGACCGACGCCGAAACCGCCGGGACCACCGGGTCCGACACCGCCGAGACGTCCGACGCCGCGGTCGCGACGTCGAGCGTCGAACCGGCGACCGAACCCGAATCGGAACCCGAACCGGAGACGGAGACGCAGGACGAGCCGGAGACGGAGCCCGAACCGGAGTCCGACGACGCGTCGTCGGACTCCGAGTCGTCCGGCGGGAGCTTCATGAAGAAGGCGACCTCGTTCGCCAAGGGTCAGATCGTCATCGAGGAACAGGACCTCGAAGACCCGCTCTGGGAACTGGAGATGGCGCTGCTGGAGAGCGACGTCGAGATGAACGTCGCCAAGGAGATTCTAGAGAACATCCGCGAGGACCTCATTGGCGCGACCCGGTCGTTCAGCTCCGAAACCGGCGATGTGGTCCAGGAGGCGCTTGCCGACTCGCTGTTGCAGGTCATCTCGGTCGGCCAGTTCGACTTCGACGAGCGAATCCGACAGGCCGACAAGCCGGTGACCATCATCTTCACCGGCGTCAACGGCGTCGGGAAGACGACGTCCATCGCGAAGCTCTCGCGGTACTTCGAGGAACAGGGCCTCTCGACGGTGATGGCCAACGGCGACACCTACCGGGCGGGTGCCAACGAGCAGATCCAGGAACACGCCGACAACCTCGGCACGAAGCTCATCACCCACGAGCAGGGCGGCGACCCCGCGGCGGTCATCTACGACGCCGTGGAGTACGCCAAGTCCCACGACGTCGACGTCGTACTGGGCGACACCGCGGGTCGGCTTCACACCAACGAGGGCCTGATGGACCAGTTGGAGAAGATCGGCCGCGTGGTCGACCCCGACATGACCCTCTTCGTCGACGAGGCGGTCGCGGGCCAGGACGCGGTCCAGCGGGCCAAGCAGTTCAACGAGGCCGCCGAAATCGACGGTGCGGTTCTGACGAAGGCCGACGCCGACTCGCAGGGCGGCGCGGCCATCTCCATCGCCCACGTGACCGGCAAGCCCATCCTCTTCCTGGGCGTCGGCCAGGGCTACGACGACATCCAGCAGTTCGACCCCGAGGCGCTCGTCGACGACCTGCTTGCCGACGAGGAGTGA
- a CDS encoding 50S ribosomal protein L39e translates to MSKKSKAKKKRLSKLDRQNSRVPAWVIMKTDRETMRNPKRRNWRRNDTDE, encoded by the coding sequence ATGAGCAAGAAGTCGAAGGCGAAGAAAAAGCGCCTCTCGAAACTCGACCGGCAGAACAGCCGCGTCCCCGCGTGGGTCATCATGAAGACCGACCGCGAGACGATGCGAAACCCCAAGCGCCGCAACTGGCGCCGCAACGACACTGACGAATAA
- a CDS encoding DUF2391 family protein → MPQSWGDELREQGRGIAGALLVVGVTFLYTMETWWWGWTLPTGHLLVYALVGLGVVLAITRKVSFREPDDQSLENDNSIRETLTDFADLVLQSFVAAYAMLLTFGIIELDEPLSAIARLRLMEVVPLGFGAALANKLFAGTKQSEDRPLSSTLAIYATGAIFVAGGLSPTQEIELLAAYMGWTRGLVLIALSVFVSYLMLYELELRGQEGRLHGRDAIWNVGHAFLVYAVAVVVGTALLAAFGHFIDTRPAVMVQMIVVVSFPTSVGASAAQVVI, encoded by the coding sequence ATGCCACAGAGTTGGGGCGACGAACTCCGCGAACAGGGGCGCGGAATCGCCGGTGCGCTGCTGGTCGTGGGCGTGACGTTTCTGTACACGATGGAGACGTGGTGGTGGGGGTGGACGCTTCCGACGGGCCATCTGCTCGTCTACGCCCTCGTCGGACTCGGCGTCGTACTGGCCATCACGCGGAAGGTCAGTTTTCGAGAGCCGGACGACCAGAGCCTGGAGAACGACAACTCCATTCGAGAAACCCTGACCGACTTCGCCGACCTGGTGTTGCAGAGCTTCGTCGCCGCGTACGCGATGTTGCTCACGTTCGGAATCATCGAGTTGGACGAACCCCTGTCGGCCATCGCCAGACTCAGACTCATGGAGGTCGTCCCGCTGGGGTTCGGCGCCGCGCTGGCCAATAAACTGTTCGCGGGGACCAAGCAGTCCGAGGACCGACCGCTGTCGTCGACCCTCGCCATCTACGCCACCGGCGCGATCTTCGTCGCGGGCGGTCTCTCGCCGACCCAGGAGATCGAGTTGCTGGCGGCGTACATGGGATGGACTCGTGGCCTGGTGCTCATCGCGCTCTCGGTGTTCGTGTCGTACCTGATGCTGTACGAACTCGAGTTGCGCGGCCAGGAGGGTCGACTCCATGGACGTGACGCCATCTGGAACGTCGGGCACGCATTTCTCGTCTACGCGGTCGCCGTGGTCGTCGGGACCGCGCTGCTCGCGGCGTTCGGCCACTTCATCGACACGAGGCCCGCGGTGATGGTCCAGATGATCGTCGTCGTCTCGTTCCCCACGTCCGTCGGGGCCAGCGCCGCGCAGGTGGTGATCTGA
- a CDS encoding translation initiation factor IF-6, with protein MFRAAFFGSSYVGVFARATDEYLLVRPDVEGDLVADLGEELGVETVETTVGGSSTVGALAVGNENGLLVSGRATDRERDRIAEAIDAPVVELPGKINAAGNVVLANDQGAYVHPDLPREAIRAVKDALDVEVERGELADVRTVGTAAVATNRGVLCHPKATDDQLDTLEDVLGVPADIGTINYGAPLVGSGLLANENDYVVGQDTTGPEMGRIEDALGYID; from the coding sequence TTGTTCCGCGCCGCCTTTTTCGGGTCGTCGTACGTCGGCGTCTTCGCGCGAGCGACTGACGAGTATCTCCTCGTCCGTCCCGACGTCGAAGGCGACCTCGTCGCCGACCTCGGCGAGGAACTCGGCGTCGAAACCGTCGAAACCACGGTCGGCGGTTCGTCGACGGTCGGCGCGCTCGCCGTGGGCAACGAGAACGGCCTACTGGTGAGCGGCCGCGCGACCGACCGCGAGCGCGACCGCATCGCCGAGGCCATCGACGCGCCCGTGGTGGAACTCCCCGGCAAGATCAACGCCGCGGGCAACGTCGTCCTCGCCAACGACCAGGGCGCGTACGTCCACCCCGACCTGCCCCGGGAGGCGATTCGGGCCGTCAAGGACGCGCTCGACGTGGAGGTCGAACGCGGCGAACTCGCCGACGTCCGCACGGTCGGCACCGCCGCGGTGGCGACCAACCGCGGCGTGCTCTGTCACCCGAAGGCGACCGACGACCAACTCGACACGCTGGAGGACGTGCTGGGCGTGCCCGCCGACATCGGCACCATCAACTACGGCGCGCCGCTGGTCGGGTCGGGCCTGCTCGCCAACGAGAACGACTACGTGGTCGGCCAGGACACGACCGGTCCCGAGATGGGCCGCATCGAAGACGCGCTCGGCTACATCGACTGA
- a CDS encoding halocyanin domain-containing protein: MALDADALDRRTVLKLTGAAAVTTALAGCSGDGGSAGSDSNGGGDGEDGGNGGGDGSTDFGGWFDGVGNFDGVVDRTGSDEVTVKVGTRANGAAYGFGPAAVKVSPGTTVVWKWTGDGGSHNVVAKGGGFESKYHTKSGATFEHTFESAGTYEYYCLPHKTMGMKGAIVVE; the protein is encoded by the coding sequence ATGGCTCTCGACGCCGACGCACTCGACCGACGGACCGTACTGAAACTGACGGGCGCGGCCGCGGTGACGACCGCGCTCGCGGGCTGTTCCGGCGACGGCGGGTCGGCGGGTTCCGACTCGAACGGCGGCGGAGACGGAGAAGACGGCGGAAACGGCGGCGGCGATGGCTCGACAGACTTCGGCGGGTGGTTCGACGGCGTCGGCAACTTCGACGGCGTGGTCGACCGAACCGGCTCCGACGAGGTCACCGTGAAGGTCGGCACGAGGGCCAACGGCGCGGCCTACGGCTTCGGCCCCGCGGCGGTGAAAGTTTCCCCGGGAACCACGGTCGTCTGGAAGTGGACCGGCGACGGTGGCAGCCACAACGTCGTCGCGAAAGGCGGCGGCTTCGAGAGCAAGTACCACACGAAGAGCGGCGCGACGTTCGAACACACCTTCGAGAGCGCCGGAACCTACGAGTACTACTGTCTGCCCCACAAGACGATGGGGATGAAGGGCGCTATCGTCGTCGAGTGA
- a CDS encoding 50S ribosomal protein L31e, producing the protein MSANDFEERVMTVPLRDAKAEAKHKRADKAMSLVRDHLAQHFKVEGEEVRLDPSINEAIWSRGRKKPPSKLRVRAARFEEEGETIVEAEHAE; encoded by the coding sequence ATGAGCGCCAACGACTTCGAGGAGCGTGTCATGACCGTGCCGCTCCGGGACGCCAAGGCCGAAGCGAAGCACAAGCGCGCCGACAAGGCGATGTCGCTCGTCCGCGACCACCTCGCCCAGCACTTCAAGGTAGAGGGCGAAGAGGTCCGACTCGACCCCTCCATCAACGAGGCCATCTGGTCGCGCGGCCGCAAGAAGCCCCCGAGCAAGCTTCGCGTCCGCGCCGCGCGCTTCGAGGAAGAGGGCGAGACGATAGTCGAAGCGGAACACGCCGAGTAG
- a CDS encoding low molecular weight phosphatase family protein, with translation MSERVGVAFVCVQNAGRSQMATAFAEREVRERGLDWLDIVTGGTDPADHVHEEVVEVMAEEGIDLSEQTPREVTFEELQDCDYVVTMGCSAKDVCPATWSGENRDWGLDDPDGKDLDAVRAIRDEIESRVAALFDELEAERGSEGESERDAEP, from the coding sequence ATGAGCGAGCGCGTCGGAGTCGCGTTCGTCTGCGTCCAGAACGCGGGGCGAAGCCAGATGGCGACCGCGTTCGCGGAGCGCGAGGTGCGCGAGCGCGGCCTCGACTGGCTCGACATCGTCACCGGTGGCACCGACCCCGCCGACCACGTCCACGAGGAGGTCGTCGAGGTGATGGCCGAGGAGGGAATCGACCTCTCGGAGCAGACCCCGCGAGAGGTGACCTTCGAGGAGTTGCAGGACTGCGACTACGTCGTCACGATGGGCTGTTCGGCCAAGGACGTCTGTCCCGCGACGTGGTCGGGCGAGAACCGCGACTGGGGCCTCGACGACCCCGACGGGAAGGACCTCGACGCGGTGCGCGCGATTCGGGACGAAATCGAGTCGCGGGTGGCGGCGCTGTTCGACGAACTGGAGGCCGAGCGTGGGTCGGAGGGCGAGAGCGAGCGCGACGCCGAACCATGA
- a CDS encoding arsinothricin resistance N-acetyltransferase ArsN1 family B produces the protein MTAAESPSSVRIRLAEERDAPTIRDIYAPAVTDSAISFEEEPPTEAEMRERIADTLPEYPWLVCERGGGDENDDDDRDSEVAGYAYAGRHRKRPAYRWSVDVSVYVAKNHRRAGIARGLYESLFALLRLQGFVNAYAGIALPNDASVALHESFGFEPVGVYESVGYKRGAWRDVGWWQKRLRDRPDDPGDPRSLAEVEVGESEQFESALSAGEAALGR, from the coding sequence ATGACCGCCGCCGAGTCGCCGTCTAGCGTCCGAATCCGCCTTGCAGAGGAGCGCGACGCGCCCACCATTCGGGACATCTACGCGCCGGCGGTCACCGACTCGGCCATCTCCTTCGAGGAAGAACCGCCGACCGAAGCCGAGATGCGCGAGCGAATCGCCGACACCCTGCCCGAGTACCCCTGGCTGGTCTGTGAGCGGGGAGGCGGCGACGAAAACGACGACGACGACAGGGACTCCGAAGTCGCGGGCTACGCCTACGCCGGTCGGCACCGCAAGCGGCCGGCCTACCGGTGGTCGGTGGACGTCTCCGTTTACGTCGCCAAGAACCACCGGCGGGCGGGGATCGCCCGCGGCCTCTACGAGTCGCTGTTCGCGCTCCTCCGGTTGCAGGGGTTCGTGAACGCCTACGCCGGCATCGCCCTGCCGAACGACGCAAGCGTGGCGCTCCACGAGTCGTTCGGCTTCGAACCGGTCGGCGTCTACGAGTCGGTCGGGTACAAGCGCGGAGCGTGGCGCGACGTCGGGTGGTGGCAGAAGCGGTTGCGCGATAGGCCCGACGACCCCGGCGACCCGCGGAGTCTGGCAGAAGTCGAAGTGGGCGAGAGCGAGCAGTTCGAAAGCGCGCTGTCGGCGGGCGAGGCGGCCCTCGGACGCTGA
- a CDS encoding signal recognition particle protein Srp54 gives MVLDDLGTSLRGTLGKLSGQTRVTEEDVEEVVKEIQRSLLQADVEVGMVMDLSESIKTRALEEESPAGTSARDHVLRIVYEEMVDLVGDSTEIPLEDHTILLAGLQGSGKTTTSAKMAGWFAKKGLRPAVIQTDTFRPGAYDQAKEMTERAEVDFYGDPDGEDPVQIARDGLEATDEADVHIVDTAGRHALEDDLIDEIEEIEDAVQPDISLLVLDAAIGQGAKDQARQFEDSIGIDGVVITKLDGTAKGGGALTAVNETDSSIAFLGTGETVKDIERFEPSGFISRLLGMGDLKQLQERVERAMQETQEDDEDWDPEDMLKGEFTLKDMRRQMQAMNNMGPLDQVMDMIPGLGGGLMDELPDDAMDVTQDRMRTFEVIMDSMTEAEMEHPRAIGASQVERIARGSGTDEERVRELLEQHKMMSQTLKQFQGMGQGNMERMMKKMQGGGGGGGMGGMGGGGGPFG, from the coding sequence ATGGTACTCGACGATCTGGGAACCTCCCTCCGCGGTACCCTCGGCAAACTCAGCGGGCAGACCCGCGTGACCGAGGAGGACGTGGAGGAGGTCGTCAAAGAGATACAGCGGTCGCTGCTCCAGGCCGACGTCGAAGTCGGCATGGTGATGGACCTCTCGGAGTCCATCAAGACCCGCGCGCTCGAAGAGGAGTCGCCCGCGGGCACCTCGGCGCGCGACCACGTGCTACGCATCGTCTACGAGGAGATGGTCGACCTGGTCGGCGACTCCACCGAGATTCCGCTGGAGGACCACACCATCCTGCTCGCCGGCCTCCAGGGGTCCGGTAAGACCACCACGTCCGCGAAGATGGCGGGGTGGTTCGCCAAGAAAGGACTGCGCCCGGCGGTCATCCAGACCGACACCTTCCGGCCCGGCGCCTACGACCAGGCCAAGGAGATGACCGAGCGTGCCGAGGTCGACTTCTACGGCGACCCCGACGGCGAGGACCCCGTCCAGATCGCCCGCGACGGCCTCGAAGCGACCGATGAGGCCGACGTGCACATCGTCGACACCGCCGGTCGCCACGCGCTCGAAGACGACCTCATCGACGAGATCGAGGAAATCGAAGACGCCGTCCAACCCGACATCTCGCTGCTCGTGCTCGACGCCGCCATCGGCCAGGGCGCGAAGGACCAGGCCCGCCAGTTCGAGGACTCCATCGGCATCGACGGCGTCGTCATCACGAAACTCGACGGGACGGCGAAGGGTGGCGGCGCGCTGACCGCGGTCAACGAAACCGACTCGTCCATCGCGTTCCTCGGGACCGGCGAGACCGTCAAGGACATCGAACGGTTCGAGCCCTCCGGATTCATCTCGCGACTGCTCGGCATGGGCGACCTGAAACAGCTTCAGGAGCGCGTCGAGCGCGCGATGCAGGAAACCCAGGAGGACGACGAGGACTGGGACCCCGAGGACATGCTGAAGGGCGAGTTCACCCTGAAGGACATGCGCCGCCAGATGCAGGCGATGAACAACATGGGGCCGCTCGACCAGGTGATGGACATGATTCCCGGACTGGGCGGCGGCCTGATGGACGAACTGCCAGACGACGCGATGGACGTCACCCAGGACCGGATGCGGACCTTCGAGGTCATCATGGACTCGATGACCGAGGCCGAGATGGAGCACCCCCGAGCCATCGGCGCGAGCCAGGTCGAACGCATCGCCCGCGGGAGCGGCACGGACGAAGAGCGGGTCCGCGAACTGCTCGAACAGCACAAGATGATGTCCCAGACCCTCAAGCAGTTCCAGGGGATGGGTCAGGGCAACATGGAGCGGATGATGAAGAAGATGCAGGGCGGCGGTGGCGGTGGCGGGATGGGCGGCATGGGCGGCGGAGGCGGCCCGTTCGGATAG
- a CDS encoding magnesium transporter — protein MSVREVAAQAYREALPALTASVVGGLFAGVVLSGMRAELRAVPGLLVLVPALLATRGNVYGALGARLSSGLHQGLVEPTWRPDRRVRAAVAAALGNGILASLFAAVVAYIVLSWLGDPVAPLPVLFAIALVAGLLSGGALTVAVVSVVFAGFERGHNPDTLVGPLVTTTGDVFGVSFLLLAVRLVLALTGGA, from the coding sequence ATGTCCGTTCGCGAGGTCGCCGCACAGGCCTACCGTGAAGCCCTCCCCGCGCTGACGGCGAGCGTCGTCGGCGGGCTGTTCGCGGGCGTGGTGTTGAGCGGAATGCGCGCGGAACTGCGGGCGGTGCCGGGGTTGTTGGTGCTCGTTCCCGCGCTGTTGGCGACCCGCGGGAACGTCTACGGCGCGCTCGGTGCGCGGCTCTCCAGCGGCCTCCACCAGGGGCTGGTCGAACCGACGTGGCGACCCGACAGGCGCGTTCGGGCGGCGGTGGCGGCCGCGCTGGGCAACGGCATCCTCGCCAGCCTCTTCGCCGCGGTGGTCGCCTACATCGTCCTCTCGTGGCTCGGCGACCCCGTCGCGCCGCTCCCGGTGCTGTTCGCCATCGCGCTGGTCGCGGGCCTGCTGTCGGGCGGCGCGCTAACCGTCGCGGTCGTCTCGGTCGTGTTCGCGGGGTTCGAGCGCGGTCACAACCCCGACACGCTGGTCGGCCCGCTGGTGACCACCACGGGCGACGTATTCGGCGTCTCGTTCCTGCTGCTCGCGGTCCGACTGGTGCTGGCGCTGACCGGAGGTGCGTAG
- the pfdA gene encoding prefoldin subunit alpha, producing the protein MGGGGNPELQELSQQLQQLDEEKQELEGEIEELRNEKQEMGDAIDTIEALETGSVVQVPLGGGAHIRAKVQDIDELVVELGGGYAAEHEQDDAVETLQSKQDNVDQRISELQDDVGELEQESSQLEQKAQQLQQQQMQQQMQQMQGQQGQNDEDE; encoded by the coding sequence ATGGGTGGCGGCGGCAACCCCGAACTTCAGGAGCTCTCCCAGCAGCTCCAGCAGCTCGACGAGGAGAAGCAGGAACTCGAAGGCGAAATCGAAGAACTCCGAAACGAGAAGCAGGAGATGGGCGACGCCATCGACACCATCGAGGCGCTCGAAACCGGCTCGGTCGTCCAGGTGCCCCTCGGCGGCGGCGCGCACATCCGTGCGAAGGTTCAGGACATCGACGAACTCGTCGTGGAACTCGGCGGCGGCTACGCCGCGGAACACGAGCAGGACGACGCGGTCGAGACGCTCCAGAGCAAGCAGGACAACGTCGACCAGCGCATCTCCGAACTCCAGGACGACGTGGGCGAACTCGAGCAGGAGAGCTCCCAGCTCGAACAGAAGGCCCAGCAGCTCCAGCAGCAACAGATGCAACAGCAGATGCAGCAGATGCAGGGACAGCAGGGGCAGAACGACGAGGACGAGTAA
- the rpl18a gene encoding 50S ribosomal protein L18Ae, translated as MSEFTVRGRYQDRDGWRNFETSVEAENENVAREHAYANFGGRHGLKRTQLEVEEVEAR; from the coding sequence ATGAGTGAGTTTACTGTTCGCGGTCGCTACCAGGACCGGGACGGCTGGCGGAACTTCGAAACCAGCGTCGAGGCCGAGAACGAGAACGTCGCGCGCGAACACGCCTACGCCAACTTCGGCGGACGCCACGGGCTCAAGCGTACCCAGCTCGAGGTCGAGGAGGTCGAAGCGCGATGA
- the thpR gene encoding RNA 2',3'-cyclic phosphodiesterase: protein MRLFVSVDLPDDLAEKVAAIQEEFADASGLNFTDPGQVHVTLKFLGDVTDGELPRVKNAVRRAVGKADVGPFEATYEGLGVFPDISYISVVWLGVTDGTEEMTALHEAIEREVTRLGFDPEDHDFTPHVTLARMEHAGGKELVQDNVEELEPTVGTVEVSEIHLTESVLTEEGPEYSTLESFALE, encoded by the coding sequence ATGCGACTGTTCGTCAGCGTCGACCTGCCCGACGACCTCGCGGAGAAAGTCGCGGCTATTCAGGAGGAGTTCGCCGACGCCTCCGGCCTGAACTTCACCGACCCCGGCCAGGTCCACGTCACGCTCAAGTTCCTCGGCGACGTGACCGACGGCGAACTTCCGCGGGTCAAGAACGCCGTCCGGCGCGCGGTCGGCAAGGCCGACGTCGGCCCCTTCGAGGCGACCTACGAGGGTCTGGGCGTCTTCCCGGACATCAGCTACATCAGCGTCGTCTGGCTCGGAGTCACCGACGGCACCGAGGAGATGACCGCCCTCCACGAGGCCATCGAGCGCGAGGTGACGCGACTCGGCTTCGACCCCGAGGACCACGACTTCACGCCCCACGTCACGCTCGCCCGGATGGAGCACGCGGGCGGTAAGGAACTGGTCCAGGACAACGTCGAGGAGCTGGAACCGACCGTCGGCACCGTCGAGGTGTCCGAGATCCACCTGACCGAGAGCGTGCTGACCGAGGAGGGACCGGAGTACTCGACGCTCGAATCGTTCGCGCTCGAATGA
- a CDS encoding MarR family transcriptional regulator: MSAEPAEETLDCVAGCSPSAKLVYKLLEYGGPRTQSELVDAAGLSRDAIRAGAEALVRCEAVEAYRDPSDARRKVYELRD, translated from the coding sequence ATGAGCGCCGAACCGGCGGAGGAGACGCTGGACTGCGTCGCGGGGTGTTCGCCGAGCGCCAAGTTGGTCTACAAACTGCTGGAGTACGGCGGGCCGCGGACCCAGTCTGAACTGGTCGACGCCGCGGGGTTGTCGCGGGACGCGATTCGCGCGGGCGCCGAGGCGCTCGTCCGGTGCGAGGCGGTGGAGGCGTATCGGGACCCGAGCGACGCCCGGCGGAAGGTGTACGAACTCCGCGACTGA
- a CDS encoding ArsR/SmtB family transcription factor, giving the protein MAQANDRLRRLVADEVGDCCDADLEAHLDDLRALDGETDPDAIPDRVRVLSALASDTRYRIVQLLAAAEEDLCVCELTPLLDVSDSAVSHALSELTDAGLVSRRKQGKWRYYGATERAEALLGALGDGAVSAEVER; this is encoded by the coding sequence ATGGCACAAGCCAACGACCGACTCCGGCGGCTGGTCGCCGACGAGGTCGGCGACTGCTGCGACGCCGACCTCGAAGCCCACCTCGACGACCTGCGGGCGCTCGACGGCGAAACCGACCCCGACGCGATTCCCGACCGGGTTCGCGTGCTCTCGGCGCTGGCGAGCGACACCCGGTACCGAATCGTCCAACTGCTCGCGGCCGCCGAGGAGGACCTCTGCGTCTGCGAGTTGACCCCGCTGCTCGACGTGAGCGACAGCGCGGTGAGTCACGCGCTCTCGGAGCTAACCGACGCGGGACTCGTCTCGCGGCGCAAGCAGGGCAAGTGGCGCTACTACGGCGCGACCGAGCGCGCCGAGGCGCTGCTCGGCGCGCTCGGGGATGGCGCAGTGAGTGCGGAGGTCGAACGATGA
- a CDS encoding magnesium transporter: MQTEWTVRAITRAMLPVLLALTVVEIVSGLVLGSFEATLLRYPALLTLVPVVIGTAGNLGSVLAARLSTAFHLGTLSFDPTDEELAGNAVATVALALTVFPVVGAGAWLVTLAVGGTQLALSTVVLVALASGAALAVVAIGVTLVATYAAYRFELDPDDVVIPVVTNTCDVLGVLVLFVVVQLLIT; encoded by the coding sequence ATGCAGACGGAGTGGACCGTCCGGGCCATCACGCGGGCGATGCTCCCGGTGTTGCTCGCGCTGACGGTCGTCGAAATCGTGAGCGGGCTTGTCCTCGGGAGCTTCGAGGCGACCCTGCTGCGCTATCCCGCGCTGTTGACGCTGGTTCCGGTCGTCATCGGCACCGCCGGGAACCTCGGCAGCGTCCTCGCCGCCCGACTCTCGACCGCCTTCCACCTCGGGACGCTCTCGTTCGACCCGACCGACGAGGAACTGGCGGGTAACGCCGTCGCGACGGTGGCGCTCGCGCTCACGGTGTTCCCGGTGGTCGGCGCGGGCGCGTGGCTCGTCACGCTCGCGGTCGGCGGCACGCAGCTCGCGCTCTCGACGGTCGTGCTGGTCGCGCTCGCCAGCGGGGCCGCCCTCGCGGTGGTCGCCATCGGCGTGACGCTCGTGGCGACCTACGCCGCCTATCGGTTCGAGTTGGACCCCGACGACGTGGTGATTCCGGTCGTGACCAACACCTGCGACGTGCTCGGCGTGCTGGTGCTGTTCGTCGTGGTGCAACTGCTGATAACGTAA